One Kitasatospora sp. NBC_01266 genomic window carries:
- the rpsP gene encoding 30S ribosomal protein S16, translating to MAVKIKLKRLGKIRSPHYRIVVADSRTKRDGRAIEEIGIYQPTYNPSKIEVDTDRAQYWLSVGAQPTEPVLAILKLTGDWQKFKGLPAPAPLLVAEPKVEDFSHLFAKAVAGFEDATTGVAITPKAKKSDKAEADADAASTEA from the coding sequence GTGGCAGTCAAGATCAAGCTCAAGCGTCTCGGCAAGATCCGTTCCCCGCACTACCGCATCGTCGTCGCCGACTCGCGCACCAAGCGCGACGGTCGCGCGATCGAGGAGATCGGCATCTACCAGCCGACCTACAACCCCTCGAAGATCGAGGTCGACACCGACCGCGCCCAGTACTGGCTGTCCGTCGGCGCCCAGCCGACCGAGCCGGTGCTCGCCATCCTCAAGCTGACCGGCGACTGGCAGAAGTTCAAGGGCCTGCCCGCCCCGGCCCCGCTGCTCGTCGCCGAGCCCAAGGTCGAGGACTTCTCGCACCTGTTCGCGAAGGCCGTCGCCGGCTTCGAGGACGCCACCACCGGTGTCGCCATCACCCCGAAGGCCAAGAAGTCGGACAAGGCCGAGGCTGACGCCGACGCCGCTTCCACCGAGGCCTGA
- the rimM gene encoding ribosome maturation factor RimM (Essential for efficient processing of 16S rRNA), producing MQLVVGRIGRAHGIRGDVFVEVRTDEPELRLGPGAVLLTDPAGVGPLTIESGKVHSGRLLLHFEGVKDRTAAEALRNTMLIAEVDPEERPEDEDEYYDHQLIGLDVVLLDGTPVGELSEVVHLPYQDLLTVTRADGTEVLIPFVSKIVPTIDLENQRCVIDPPAGLIDEAQAEVDGGPESER from the coding sequence GTGCAGCTCGTCGTCGGCCGGATCGGCCGTGCCCACGGCATCAGGGGGGACGTCTTCGTCGAGGTCCGCACCGACGAGCCGGAGCTGCGGCTCGGACCCGGCGCGGTGCTGCTCACCGACCCCGCCGGCGTCGGCCCGCTGACCATCGAGTCCGGCAAGGTGCACAGCGGCCGGCTGCTGCTCCACTTCGAGGGCGTCAAGGACCGCACCGCCGCCGAGGCGCTGCGCAACACGATGCTGATCGCCGAGGTGGACCCGGAGGAGCGGCCGGAGGACGAGGACGAGTACTACGACCACCAGCTGATCGGCCTGGACGTGGTGCTGCTCGACGGCACCCCGGTCGGCGAGCTCAGCGAGGTGGTCCACCTGCCGTACCAGGACCTGCTGACCGTCACCAGGGCCGACGGCACCGAGGTGCTGATCCCGTTCGTCTCGAAGATCGTGCCGACCATCGACCTGGAGAACCAGCGCTGTGTCATCGACCCGCCGGCCGGGCTGATCGACGAGGCCCAGGCCGAGGTCGACGGCGGGCCGGAGAGCGAGCGATGA
- the trmD gene encoding tRNA (guanosine(37)-N1)-methyltransferase TrmD: MRIDVVTIFPEYLDPLNVSLVGKARARGQLDVHLHDLRSWTHDVHRTVDDTPYGGGPGMVMKPEPWGEALDAVLAAGPEGEVPTLVVPTPSGVPFTQELAQELAGRPWLAFAPARYEGIDRRVIEEAATRMPVVEASIGDYVLAGGEVAVLVMVEAIARLLPGVLGNAESHRDDSFAPGAMADLLEGPVYTKPAEWRGRAVPEVLLSGNHGKIARWRREQAFTRTLANRPDLVERWRFEDFDKKEREALSVLGLGWDQQQGRFLRPAEAVEE, from the coding sequence ATGCGGATCGACGTCGTCACGATCTTCCCCGAGTACCTCGACCCGCTGAACGTCTCGCTGGTCGGCAAGGCCCGGGCGCGCGGCCAGCTCGACGTGCACCTGCACGACCTGCGCTCCTGGACCCATGACGTGCACCGCACGGTGGACGACACCCCGTACGGCGGCGGCCCCGGCATGGTGATGAAGCCCGAGCCGTGGGGCGAGGCGCTGGACGCGGTGCTCGCGGCGGGACCCGAGGGGGAGGTGCCGACGCTGGTGGTGCCCACCCCGAGCGGGGTGCCGTTCACCCAGGAGCTGGCCCAGGAACTGGCCGGGCGGCCCTGGCTGGCCTTCGCGCCCGCCCGGTACGAGGGCATCGACCGCCGGGTGATCGAGGAGGCCGCCACCCGGATGCCGGTGGTCGAGGCCTCGATCGGCGACTACGTGCTGGCCGGCGGCGAGGTCGCGGTGCTGGTCATGGTCGAGGCGATCGCCCGGCTGCTGCCCGGCGTGCTCGGCAACGCCGAGTCGCACCGGGACGACTCCTTCGCTCCCGGCGCGATGGCCGACCTGCTGGAGGGCCCGGTCTACACCAAGCCCGCCGAGTGGCGCGGCCGGGCGGTGCCCGAGGTGCTGCTCAGCGGCAACCACGGCAAGATCGCCCGCTGGCGGCGCGAGCAGGCCTTCACCCGCACCCTGGCCAACCGGCCCGACCTGGTGGAGCGCTGGCGGTTCGAGGACTTCGACAAGAAGGAGCGCGAGGCGCTCAGCGTGCTCGGCCTCGGCTGGGACCAGCAGCAGGGCCGATTTCTTCGACCCGCCGAGGCTGTGGAAGAATAG
- the proS gene encoding proline--tRNA ligase yields the protein MAKAPVLTPQADDFPRWYQDLINKAELADNGPVRGTMVIRPYAYALWERMQQDLDARIKKAGAQNAYFPLFIPLSYLTREAEHVEGFAPELAVVTHGGGKDLEEPVVVRPTSETIINEYFSKWVQSHRDLPLLINQWANVVRWELRPRIFLRTTEFLWQEGHTAHANYEEARAYASMIHTDVYGDFMTNVLAIDVVPGRKTAKERFAGAINTLTLEGMMGDGKALQLGTAHELGQNFAKAFNTTYQLQGAEREYVWQTSWGVTTRMVGALIMSHGDDNGLRVPPRLAATQAVVLAIKGDDAVIAKVREIGAALEAAGIRTVVDDRTDTPFGRRAVDWELKGVPLRIEVGPRDLEAGTAMLARRIPGGKEPVAIEGLAALLPGILEEDQALLLRQSRERRESRTVDVKTIDEAIEAAATGWGRISWAELGPQGEAKLAEQGVSVRCIVAADGSVPATDDQEGNVAIVARAY from the coding sequence ATGGCAAAGGCTCCCGTTCTCACCCCCCAGGCGGACGACTTTCCGCGCTGGTACCAGGATCTGATCAACAAGGCCGAACTGGCCGACAACGGTCCGGTGCGCGGCACCATGGTCATCCGACCGTACGCGTACGCGCTGTGGGAGCGGATGCAGCAGGACCTGGACGCGCGGATCAAGAAGGCCGGCGCGCAGAACGCCTACTTCCCGCTCTTCATCCCGCTGTCCTACCTGACCAGGGAGGCCGAGCACGTCGAGGGCTTCGCCCCCGAGCTCGCGGTGGTCACCCACGGCGGCGGCAAGGACCTGGAAGAGCCGGTCGTGGTCCGGCCGACCTCCGAGACCATCATCAACGAGTACTTCTCGAAGTGGGTGCAGAGTCACCGCGACCTGCCGCTGCTCATCAACCAGTGGGCCAACGTGGTCCGTTGGGAGCTGCGCCCGCGCATCTTCCTGCGCACCACCGAGTTCCTCTGGCAGGAGGGCCACACCGCCCACGCCAACTACGAGGAGGCGCGCGCCTACGCCTCGATGATCCACACGGACGTCTACGGCGACTTCATGACCAACGTGCTGGCGATCGACGTGGTGCCCGGCCGCAAGACGGCCAAGGAGCGCTTCGCGGGCGCCATCAACACCCTCACCCTCGAGGGCATGATGGGCGACGGCAAGGCGCTGCAGCTCGGCACCGCGCACGAGTTGGGCCAGAACTTCGCCAAGGCCTTCAACACCACCTACCAGCTGCAGGGCGCCGAGCGCGAGTACGTCTGGCAGACCTCCTGGGGTGTCACCACCCGCATGGTCGGCGCGCTGATCATGTCGCACGGCGACGACAACGGTCTGCGGGTGCCGCCGCGCCTGGCCGCCACCCAGGCCGTGGTGCTGGCGATCAAGGGTGACGACGCGGTGATCGCCAAGGTCCGCGAGATCGGCGCCGCCCTGGAGGCGGCCGGCATCCGCACCGTGGTGGACGACCGCACCGACACCCCGTTCGGCCGCCGCGCGGTGGACTGGGAGCTCAAGGGCGTCCCGCTGCGGATCGAGGTCGGCCCGCGCGACCTGGAGGCCGGCACCGCGATGCTGGCCCGCCGGATCCCCGGCGGCAAGGAGCCGGTGGCGATCGAGGGCCTGGCCGCGCTGCTGCCCGGCATCCTGGAGGAGGACCAGGCGCTGCTGCTGCGCCAGTCCCGCGAGCGCCGCGAGTCCCGCACGGTGGACGTGAAGACCATCGACGAGGCCATCGAGGCCGCCGCCACCGGCTGGGGCCGGATCTCCTGGGCCGAGCTCGGCCCGCAGGGCGAGGCGAAGCTCGCCGAGCAGGGTGTCTCGGTGCGCTGCATCGTCGCCGCCGACGGCTCGGTGCCGGCCACCGACGACCAGGAAGGCAATGTCGCGATCGTCGCGCGGGCGTACTAA
- the ftsH gene encoding ATP-dependent zinc metalloprotease FtsH has translation MTEPVPPRQNPDQPWRSEGAPPPPPQPPPRRRMPGGWVGLILTALAVFLISDLLLSFFGNGGGTTVSYTEFNSELNKGNIAKIYAKGDAIEGTLKAAAPKPDGGRGSYTEFTTQRPSFANDNLYGTLLAQGVEVTAEPVVQQRSFLANLLISLAPMLLLVLVWLLLARRMAGGLGGGPLGRKAPPKPVAPEEGKRTTFADVAGIDEVKAELTEVVDFLKNPADYRKLGARMPGGVLLAGPPGTGKTLLARAVAGEAGVPFFSASASEFIEMIVGVGASRVRELFAEARKVAPAIIFIDEIDTIGRKRGGGNAIGGHDEREQTLNQILTEMDGFSGSEGVVVLAATNRADVLDPALLRPGRFDRVVNVSPPDRDGRTAILAIHARDVPLAQGTSLAEVAKTTPGMTGAELANLVNEAALLAVRRKQPTVGQRDLSDALEKVQLGAVRPLVMPEADRRRTAYHESGHALLGMLQPGADPVRKVTIVPRGRALGVTMSTPEADRYSYTEQYLRGRIIGALGGMAAEQVVYGMITTGAESDLEQVTNIARGMVGRWGMSERVGRLTAIPDDTQGAYGLSAAPSTLDAVDHEARRIVAECYEEALGTLAQHRGRLDALAAALLEHETLDEEAAYRAAGIARTAD, from the coding sequence GTGACCGAACCCGTGCCGCCGCGTCAGAATCCCGACCAGCCCTGGCGGTCCGAGGGTGCGCCACCCCCACCACCGCAGCCCCCACCGCGCCGCAGGATGCCCGGCGGCTGGGTCGGGCTGATCCTGACCGCGCTGGCCGTCTTCCTGATCAGCGACCTGCTGCTGAGCTTCTTCGGCAACGGCGGCGGCACCACCGTCTCCTACACCGAGTTCAACAGCGAGCTGAACAAGGGCAACATCGCCAAGATCTACGCCAAGGGCGACGCGATCGAGGGCACCCTGAAGGCCGCCGCCCCCAAGCCGGACGGCGGCAGGGGCAGCTACACGGAGTTCACCACCCAGCGGCCCTCCTTCGCCAACGACAACCTCTACGGCACGCTGCTGGCCCAGGGCGTCGAGGTCACCGCCGAGCCGGTGGTGCAGCAGCGCAGCTTCCTGGCCAACCTGCTGATCTCGCTGGCCCCGATGCTGCTGCTGGTCCTGGTCTGGCTGCTGCTGGCCCGCCGGATGGCCGGCGGGCTCGGCGGCGGACCGCTGGGCCGCAAGGCCCCGCCGAAGCCGGTGGCGCCCGAGGAGGGCAAGCGCACCACCTTCGCGGACGTGGCCGGCATCGACGAGGTCAAGGCCGAACTGACCGAGGTGGTGGACTTCCTGAAGAACCCCGCCGACTACCGCAAGCTGGGCGCCAGGATGCCCGGCGGCGTGCTGCTGGCCGGTCCGCCCGGCACCGGCAAGACGCTGCTCGCCCGAGCGGTGGCCGGCGAGGCCGGGGTGCCGTTCTTCTCCGCCTCCGCCTCGGAGTTCATCGAGATGATCGTCGGGGTCGGCGCCAGCCGGGTGCGGGAACTCTTCGCCGAGGCCCGCAAGGTGGCCCCCGCGATCATCTTCATCGACGAGATCGACACCATCGGGCGCAAGCGCGGTGGCGGCAACGCGATCGGCGGCCACGACGAGCGGGAGCAGACGCTCAACCAGATCCTCACCGAGATGGACGGCTTCTCCGGCTCCGAGGGCGTGGTGGTGCTGGCCGCCACCAACCGGGCCGACGTGCTCGACCCGGCGCTGCTGCGCCCCGGCCGGTTCGACCGGGTGGTCAACGTCAGCCCGCCCGACCGCGACGGGCGCACCGCGATCCTGGCCATCCACGCCCGCGACGTGCCGCTCGCCCAGGGCACCAGCCTGGCCGAGGTCGCCAAGACCACCCCGGGGATGACCGGCGCGGAGCTGGCCAACCTGGTCAACGAGGCGGCCCTGCTGGCGGTCCGGCGCAAGCAGCCGACGGTCGGCCAGCGCGACCTCTCCGACGCCCTGGAGAAGGTCCAACTGGGCGCCGTGCGACCGCTGGTGATGCCGGAGGCCGACCGCCGCAGGACCGCCTACCACGAGAGCGGTCACGCCCTGCTCGGCATGCTGCAGCCGGGCGCCGACCCGGTCCGCAAGGTCACCATCGTGCCGCGCGGCCGGGCGCTGGGCGTCACCATGTCCACCCCCGAGGCGGACCGCTACTCCTACACCGAGCAGTACCTGCGCGGCCGGATCATCGGCGCGCTCGGCGGGATGGCGGCCGAGCAGGTGGTCTACGGGATGATCACCACCGGCGCGGAGAGCGACCTGGAACAGGTCACCAACATCGCCCGCGGCATGGTCGGCCGCTGGGGGATGAGCGAGCGGGTCGGCCGGCTCACCGCGATCCCGGACGACACCCAGGGCGCCTACGGGCTGTCGGCCGCGCCCAGCACCCTGGACGCGGTGGACCACGAGGCCCGGCGGATCGTCGCCGAGTGCTACGAGGAGGCGCTGGGCACCCTCGCGCAGCACCGCGGCCGGCTGGACGCGCTGGCCGCGGCCCTGCTGGAGCACGAGACGCTGGACGAGGAGGCCGCCTACCGGGCTGCCGGGATTGCGCGGACTGCCGACTGA
- the lepB gene encoding signal peptidase I, translating to MTVEEPGIVEPPGALVGARGRAQRRRTARRAAGRGRRALLREVPLIAVVALLIALTLKTFFVQVFVIPSGSMEQTIQIGDRVLVDKLTPWFGSTPQRGDVVVFKDPGGWLESAPADSGGPVGRGFRDAFSFVGLLPSSNEQDLIKRVIGVGGDTVACCDAGGRITVNGRPIDEPYLAPGNPPSRMPFRVTVPQGRLWVMGDHRDLSADSRYHMSGPWQGTVPLSNVVGRAFLIGWPLDRVHWLSRPTYGTPAALGPPTAGQSPGVSPDPLEPSLVMGMLGVSPAVLRGRRGAFTGGSPAARRRWRAARRSAGAD from the coding sequence GTGACCGTCGAGGAGCCCGGGATCGTCGAGCCGCCGGGGGCGCTGGTCGGTGCCCGCGGCCGCGCCCAGCGCCGCCGCACCGCACGGCGGGCGGCCGGCCGGGGCCGGCGCGCCCTGCTGCGCGAGGTGCCGCTGATCGCCGTGGTCGCGCTGCTGATCGCGCTGACCCTGAAGACCTTCTTCGTGCAGGTCTTCGTGATCCCCTCCGGCTCGATGGAGCAGACCATCCAGATCGGCGACCGGGTGCTGGTCGACAAGCTCACGCCCTGGTTCGGCAGCACGCCGCAGCGCGGCGACGTGGTGGTCTTCAAGGACCCGGGCGGCTGGCTGGAGAGCGCCCCCGCGGACAGCGGCGGACCGGTCGGCCGCGGCTTCAGGGACGCCTTCAGCTTCGTCGGGCTGCTGCCCTCGTCCAACGAGCAGGACCTGATCAAGCGGGTGATCGGGGTCGGCGGTGACACCGTGGCCTGCTGCGACGCCGGCGGCCGGATCACCGTCAACGGCCGGCCGATCGACGAGCCCTACCTGGCGCCGGGCAATCCGCCCTCGCGGATGCCGTTCCGTGTCACGGTGCCCCAGGGGCGCCTGTGGGTGATGGGGGACCACCGCGACCTGTCGGCCGACTCGCGCTACCACATGTCCGGGCCCTGGCAGGGCACCGTGCCGCTGTCGAACGTGGTCGGCCGCGCCTTCCTGATCGGCTGGCCGCTGGACCGCGTGCACTGGCTCTCCCGGCCGACGTACGGCACGCCGGCGGCACTGGGCCCGCCGACTGCCGGACAATCCCCCGGGGTCAGCCCGGATCCCTTGGAACCCTCGCTCGTTATGGGGATGTTGGGCGTCTCGCCTGCCGTGCTGCGAGGTCGGCGCGGGGCGTTCACCGGCGGCTCACCGGCCGCCAGGCGGCGCTGGCGGGCGGCTCGGCGGTCCGCGGGCGCGGACTGA
- a CDS encoding RNA-binding protein has translation MIEDALDHLVKGIVEHPEDVQVRSRNLRRGNTIEVRVHPDDLGKVIGRGGRTARALRTVVGALGGRNVRVDLVDVDNIR, from the coding sequence GTGATCGAGGACGCCCTCGATCACCTGGTGAAGGGCATTGTCGAGCACCCCGAGGATGTCCAGGTGCGCTCGCGCAACCTGCGCCGGGGTAACACCATCGAGGTGCGGGTGCACCCTGATGACCTCGGCAAGGTGATCGGCCGTGGCGGTCGCACCGCGCGTGCGCTGCGCACCGTGGTGGGCGCGCTCGGCGGTCGCAACGTCCGCGTCGACCTGGTCGATGTGGACAACATCCGCTGA
- the lepB gene encoding signal peptidase I yields MSTHEPIADRDGTSAPAGAGAPSRSAAVSEPAAAAEAAATGGDAAAAGGEAAEDALAPDGTEEQQPPGWSLGYLAKLGAVCLLVLLLVVIFVAQPFVVPSGSMENTLRPGDRLVVNKLAYQFGGTVHRGDVVVFDGTDSFVPGGDNTIDLGSELRKLGTALGLTSDDSIFVKRVIGVGGDRVTYRPGERELAVNGVPLAESDYLYPGDAPSTVGFDVQVPAGELFVLGDHRSASSDSRDHLGDPGGGFVPVGKVIGRADWVVFPVGHWSALDTPAGFAAIAAAARGGGHGESR; encoded by the coding sequence ATGAGCACCCATGAACCGATCGCGGACCGCGACGGCACCTCTGCACCTGCGGGTGCGGGGGCGCCGTCGCGGTCCGCGGCCGTTTCGGAGCCGGCTGCCGCCGCCGAGGCCGCGGCAACCGGTGGGGACGCCGCGGCAGCCGGTGGGGAGGCCGCCGAAGATGCCCTCGCGCCGGACGGGACCGAGGAGCAGCAGCCGCCCGGCTGGAGCCTGGGCTACCTGGCCAAGCTCGGTGCCGTCTGCCTGCTGGTGCTGCTGCTGGTCGTCATCTTTGTCGCACAGCCCTTCGTGGTCCCGTCCGGCTCGATGGAGAACACGCTGCGCCCCGGCGACCGGCTGGTGGTGAACAAGCTCGCCTACCAGTTCGGCGGCACCGTCCACCGTGGCGACGTGGTGGTCTTCGACGGCACCGACTCCTTCGTGCCGGGCGGCGACAACACGATCGATCTCGGCAGCGAACTGCGCAAGCTCGGCACCGCGCTGGGCCTGACCTCGGACGACTCGATCTTCGTCAAGCGGGTGATCGGCGTCGGCGGCGACCGGGTGACCTACCGGCCCGGCGAGCGGGAGCTGGCCGTCAACGGGGTGCCGCTGGCCGAGTCGGACTACCTGTACCCCGGGGACGCGCCCTCCACCGTGGGCTTCGACGTCCAGGTGCCAGCCGGCGAGCTCTTCGTGCTGGGCGACCACCGCAGCGCCTCCAGCGACTCCCGGGACCACCTCGGCGATCCCGGCGGCGGCTTCGTCCCGGTCGGCAAGGTGATCGGCCGGGCCGACTGGGTGGTCTTCCCGGTCGGGCACTGGTCCGCGCTGGACACCCCGGCGGGCTTCGCGGCGATCGCCGCGGCGGCGAGGGGCGGTGGCCATGGGGAGTCGCGGTAG
- the rplS gene encoding 50S ribosomal protein L19: protein MSNKLAAVDAASLRTDIPAFRAGDTLKVHVRVIEGNRSRIQIFQGVVIRRHGAGIGETFTVRKVSFNVGVERTFPVHTPIVEKIEVVTRGDVRRAKLYYLRDLRGKAAKIKEKRDR, encoded by the coding sequence ATGAGCAACAAGCTCGCTGCTGTCGACGCGGCCTCGCTGCGTACCGACATCCCGGCCTTCCGCGCCGGTGACACCCTGAAGGTCCACGTCCGGGTCATCGAGGGCAACCGCTCCCGTATCCAGATCTTCCAGGGCGTCGTGATCCGCCGCCACGGCGCGGGCATCGGTGAGACCTTCACCGTCCGCAAGGTGAGCTTCAACGTCGGCGTGGAGCGCACCTTCCCGGTGCACACCCCGATCGTCGAGAAGATCGAGGTCGTCACCCGCGGTGACGTCCGTCGCGCCAAGCTGTACTACCTCCGTGACCTGCGCGGCAAGGCCGCGAAGATCAAGGAGAAGCGCGACCGCTGA
- a CDS encoding class I SAM-dependent methyltransferase translates to MASAHGTATAAPFQATRPTPASRARDWAEIQERTLVPLYEAVHERLAVGHGGSLLDLGCRSGLALLLAAGRGARVAGLEPDPELRELARARRLWVTAGLPATRSAHGVVTVFEPLRLAEEPLRTAREAARLVLPGGLVALAGFGPEQACQSAAVLEVARRRGGPRHALDPFRLSGAGELTRLAADAGLRVVGSGTVACPFGYPDLDSAVRGLLATGWFDAAIDYAGAAPVAKEVAEALHPFTRADDTVRMANTFQYVLARRT, encoded by the coding sequence ATGGCTTCAGCGCACGGCACGGCCACGGCAGCACCGTTCCAGGCGACCCGACCGACTCCCGCCTCGCGGGCCCGCGACTGGGCCGAGATCCAGGAGCGCACGCTGGTACCGCTGTACGAGGCGGTGCACGAGCGGTTGGCGGTCGGTCACGGCGGCAGCCTGCTGGACCTGGGCTGCCGCTCGGGGCTCGCGCTGCTGCTGGCAGCCGGACGCGGGGCTCGGGTGGCCGGCCTGGAGCCGGATCCGGAGCTGCGCGAGCTGGCCAGGGCGCGTCGGCTCTGGGTCACCGCCGGGCTGCCCGCCACCCGGTCGGCGCACGGCGTGGTCACCGTCTTCGAGCCGCTGCGGCTGGCCGAGGAGCCGCTGCGGACGGCCCGGGAGGCGGCCCGCCTGGTGCTGCCCGGCGGCCTGGTGGCGCTGGCCGGCTTCGGGCCAGAGCAGGCCTGCCAGAGCGCGGCGGTGCTGGAGGTGGCCCGGCGGCGCGGCGGCCCGCGGCACGCCCTCGACCCGTTCCGGCTCAGCGGCGCGGGCGAGTTGACCCGGCTGGCCGCCGACGCCGGGCTGCGGGTGGTCGGCAGCGGCACGGTGGCCTGCCCGTTCGGCTACCCCGACCTGGACAGCGCGGTGCGCGGACTGCTGGCCACCGGCTGGTTCGACGCGGCGATCGACTACGCGGGCGCGGCTCCGGTGGCCAAGGAGGTCGCCGAGGCGCTGCACCCGTTCACCCGGGCCGACGACACGGTGCGGATGGCCAACACCTTCCAGTACGTGCTGGCCCGCCGGACCTGA